A single region of the Marinobacter nanhaiticus D15-8W genome encodes:
- a CDS encoding flagellar motor protein MotB, translating into MDELPEEEQPGVPAWVVTFADLMSLLMCFFVLLLSFAEIDANKFKQIADELSKAFGVQRDVPALEIPMGTSPVFDHFSAAKPEPTVINEVRQETSREEPVLETNTTQSEIETQLTEAREQEAQRHLETLEKVLQEELETGKLDLRKDSDRIVIRIEEKGSFPSGSATLTYAFEDMLYRMAEVLKNIPGDLTIEGHTDDIPIRSSRYDSNWNLSADRAAAVANVLIEGGGIDPKRVRVQGFAATQPRVSNDTPANRALNRRVEIIVDLSESHAETRVRLQDLMEQTGGGISPTLEDAPSPSDSLDW; encoded by the coding sequence ATGGATGAATTACCAGAAGAGGAGCAGCCGGGCGTACCTGCGTGGGTCGTCACCTTTGCCGATCTGATGTCACTACTGATGTGCTTCTTTGTCTTGCTGCTGTCGTTTGCAGAGATCGACGCCAACAAATTCAAGCAAATTGCCGATGAGCTATCCAAAGCATTCGGTGTGCAACGAGATGTACCGGCTCTGGAAATCCCTATGGGGACGTCGCCTGTCTTCGATCACTTCTCCGCCGCAAAACCTGAGCCCACTGTTATCAACGAGGTGCGTCAGGAAACAAGTCGGGAAGAGCCGGTTCTGGAGACCAACACCACGCAGTCGGAGATCGAAACGCAGTTAACAGAAGCTCGCGAACAGGAAGCCCAACGCCATTTAGAAACGCTGGAGAAGGTGCTTCAGGAAGAACTTGAAACCGGTAAGCTGGATCTGCGTAAGGATAGTGATCGGATTGTGATCCGCATCGAGGAGAAGGGTTCCTTCCCATCGGGTTCTGCCACGCTCACCTATGCCTTCGAAGACATGCTCTACCGTATGGCCGAGGTACTGAAAAACATCCCTGGCGATCTCACTATCGAGGGGCATACGGACGACATACCCATCCGTAGTTCCCGCTACGATTCCAACTGGAACCTTTCAGCCGACCGTGCCGCGGCGGTTGCCAACGTCCTGATCGAAGGCGGCGGCATCGATCCCAAGCGGGTCAGGGTCCAGGGCTTTGCAGCCACACAACCACGAGTATCGAACGACACGCCTGCAAACCGCGCGCTCAACCGTCGCGTAGAAATTATTGTCGACCTGTCCGAATCCCATGCAGAGACTCGTGTGCGTCTTCAGGATTTGATGGAACAAACTGGCGGAGGGATAAGCCCAACGCTCGAAGACGCGCCTTCGCCCTCCGATTCTCTGGATTGGTAG